Proteins encoded in a region of the Isosphaeraceae bacterium EP7 genome:
- a CDS encoding transposase, which yields MRRTWAPVGRTPVLTGFGRHRDKVSTIAAISVAPVRRRVGLYWRTDPAHSIDTAAVVAFLGGLLRHLRGRVIVVWDGGSNHKGPLIRAFLSRYPRLHQGRLPAYAPDLNPVEFIWGHLKHGLMANFVPTDVHDLDRVINGHLERLGGQPAMIRSLWRGSKLPLLGKNLAT from the coding sequence GTGCGCCGGACCTGGGCCCCGGTGGGGCGGACGCCGGTGCTCACCGGGTTCGGCCGGCACCGCGACAAGGTCTCGACGATCGCCGCCATCAGCGTCGCCCCGGTCCGGCGGCGGGTGGGGCTCTACTGGCGGACCGACCCGGCGCATTCCATCGACACGGCGGCAGTCGTGGCATTCCTGGGGGGCCTGCTGCGACACCTTCGGGGGCGGGTCATCGTGGTCTGGGATGGTGGGAGCAATCACAAGGGCCCGCTGATCCGGGCGTTCCTGTCCCGCTATCCTCGCCTGCATCAGGGGCGGCTGCCGGCCTACGCCCCGGACCTCAACCCGGTGGAGTTCATCTGGGGGCACCTGAAGCACGGCCTGATGGCCAACTTCGTGCCCACAGACGTGCACGACCTGGATCGAGTCATCAACGGCCATCTGGAGCGACTCGGTGGCCAGCCGGCGATGATCCGGTCGCTGTGGAGGGGATCGAAACTCCCCCTCCTCGGCAAGAACCTGGCCACCTGA
- a CDS encoding IS3 family transposase (programmed frameshift), whose product MATTRRTFTPEFKAQAVKLVNEQGKSVAEVARDLDLSESLLRGWKRAPAEGGDQAFPGKGNPPAHEEELRRLRAEVKRLTMERDILKKATAFLRQGVVMRYGFVERHRDRWPVRLMCRVLRVSAGGDYDWRGRPDSEQARRREALVVSIKAIHGEVKARDGSPRIHAELIARGEPCCVNTVAKLMRREGIAARTRRKFRVTTDSNHDRPVAENVLNREFEPGAPDRAWTADITYVATAEGWLYLAAVEDLHSRRIVGWSMSERIDSRLVVDALEMALAGRRPVAGLVTHSDRGSQYASEHYRGVLARHGITGSMSRRANCWDNAPMESFFASLKKELTQGENFATRAEARASIFEYIEVFFNRVRRHSSLGYLSPAEYEKAS is encoded by the exons ATGGCGACGACACGACGAACCTTCACACCCGAGTTCAAGGCCCAGGCCGTCAAGCTCGTCAACGAGCAGGGCAAGAGCGTCGCCGAGGTCGCACGCGACCTCGACCTCTCCGAGAGCCTGCTGCGGGGCTGGAAGCGGGCCCCGGCCGAGGGCGGTGACCAGGCCTTCCCCGGCAAGGGGAACCCGCCCGCGCACGAGGAGGAGCTGCGTCGGCTGCGGGCCGAGGTCAAGCGGCTCACGATGGAGCGCGACATCTTGAAAAAAGCGACGGCCT TTCTTCGCCAGGGAGTCGTCATGAGGTACGGCTTCGTCGAGCGCCACCGGGATCGATGGCCGGTCCGGCTGATGTGCCGGGTCCTGCGCGTCTCCGCCGGCGGCGACTACGACTGGCGGGGAAGGCCGGACAGCGAGCAGGCCCGGAGGCGCGAGGCCCTGGTCGTCTCGATCAAGGCGATCCACGGCGAAGTGAAGGCCCGCGACGGAAGCCCTCGAATTCACGCCGAGTTGATCGCACGGGGCGAGCCCTGCTGCGTGAACACCGTGGCCAAGCTGATGCGTCGGGAGGGGATCGCCGCCAGGACGAGGCGGAAGTTCCGCGTCACGACCGACTCCAACCACGACCGCCCCGTGGCCGAGAACGTCCTGAACCGCGAGTTCGAGCCGGGGGCCCCGGATCGGGCCTGGACGGCCGACATCACCTATGTGGCCACCGCCGAGGGGTGGCTCTACCTGGCGGCGGTGGAGGACCTCCACTCGCGGCGGATCGTGGGCTGGTCGATGTCCGAGCGGATCGACAGCCGGCTGGTCGTCGACGCCCTGGAGATGGCCTTGGCCGGCCGGCGGCCCGTCGCGGGGTTGGTGACCCATTCGGACCGGGGGAGCCAGTACGCCAGCGAGCACTACCGGGGGGTGCTGGCCAGGCACGGGATCACCGGCAGCATGAGCCGTCGGGCGAACTGCTGGGATAATGCGCCGATGGAGAGCTTCTTCGCGAGCCTGAAAAAGGAGCTGACTCAGGGCGAGAACTTCGCGACGAGGGCGGAGGCGAGGGCGAGCATCTTCGAGTACATCGAGGTCTTCTTCAATCGAGTCCGGCGGCATTCGTCGCTGGGCTACCTGTCACCCGCCGAGTACGAAAAAGCCTCATAA
- a CDS encoding DsbA family protein → MESLFLAYFTEGRDLSDRATLSAIAVGAGLDKAEVDGLLASEAGLDAVRAGEEQGRRHGVSGVPFFVVNGKVALSGAQPPELFLQAFEQAGETVVAGEACDGLPHEWRAPG, encoded by the coding sequence GTGGAGTCCCTGTTCCTGGCCTACTTCACCGAAGGCCGTGATCTGTCAGACCGAGCCACACTCTCGGCGATCGCGGTCGGTGCCGGACTCGACAAGGCAGAGGTTGACGGGCTCCTGGCGAGCGAGGCGGGCCTGGATGCCGTCCGGGCTGGGGAGGAACAAGGCCGCCGCCACGGCGTGTCCGGCGTGCCGTTCTTCGTCGTCAACGGGAAGGTCGCCCTGTCCGGTGCCCAACCGCCGGAGCTATTCCTGCAGGCGTTCGAGCAGGCGGGCGAGACGGTTGTGGCTGGGGAGGCGTGTGATGGACTTCCCCACGAATGGCGAGCGCCGGGTTAA
- a CDS encoding winged helix-turn-helix domain-containing protein, with product MKPRGSAAELEARRRLAVTRVNEGWKQKDVAAFLGVSLKAVGKWMAAYRAAGEDGLKGKPHPGPAPKLSRRQERSVLSWLAASPEAFGFKTRLWTTRRLAEVIAKRYGVRFNSNDLAEWLSRRGHSPQKPVTTAVERDNPAIARWAAEDWPRLEKKPGTSTPTSS from the coding sequence ATGAAACCCCGGGGATCCGCCGCCGAACTGGAAGCCCGACGCCGCCTGGCGGTGACGCGGGTCAATGAGGGCTGGAAGCAGAAGGATGTCGCCGCGTTCCTGGGCGTCTCGCTCAAGGCCGTCGGCAAGTGGATGGCCGCCTATCGCGCCGCCGGCGAGGACGGTCTCAAGGGCAAGCCGCACCCTGGGCCCGCTCCGAAGCTGTCGCGCAGGCAGGAGCGGTCGGTCCTCTCCTGGCTGGCCGCCAGCCCCGAGGCCTTCGGATTCAAGACCCGGCTCTGGACGACGCGGAGGCTGGCCGAGGTGATCGCCAAGCGGTACGGCGTCCGCTTCAACTCCAACGACCTGGCCGAGTGGCTCAGCCGCCGCGGCCACTCGCCGCAGAAGCCCGTGACCACGGCGGTGGAACGCGACAACCCGGCCATCGCCCGCTGGGCCGCCGAGGACTGGCCGCGCCTGGAAAAAAAGCCCGGGACGAGCACGCCCACCTCGTCCTGA